The genomic segment GTGACGTGATCCTCGTGGTGCTCGGCGACATGCCCCTGCTCCTTCCGGAGACGCTCGAGGCGGTCATCGCCCGGCACACGGAGGCGGCCGCCCACGCCACCATCCTCACCACGGAGCTCGGCGACCCGACGGGGTACGGGCGGATCGTTCGCGACGGCGCCAGGGTGACGGCGATCGTCGAGGACCGCGATGCGAACGACGAGCAGCGGTCGATCTGCGAGGTCAACACGTCGATCTATGCGTTCGACGCCGCCGCGCTGCGCGAGGCGCTCGAGAGGGTGGTCCGCCACAACGCCCAGGGGGAGATGTACCTGACAGACGTCGTCGCCATCATGGTCGAGGATGGAAAGGACGTCGTCACCCTGTCCGGCGACGCGGTGGAGGTGATGGGGGTCAACTCGCACGACCAGCTCGCAGCGGCCGCCGGAGAGCTGCGCCGCCGCATCAACAGGCGCTGGATGCGTGACGGCGTCTGGATGGCAGACCCGGACCGGACGTACATCGAGCCCTCGGTCACCCTGGCGCCCGGAGCGCGCATCCACCCCGACGTGCACCTCGTGGGCGCCACCGTCGTCGACGCCGGCGCCGAGGTCGGCCCGTCCGTATACGCCGAGGACAGCGCCATCGGGCCGGACTCCAAGGTGTGGTACGCCGTCCTGCGCGGCGCCTCGATCGGCCCGGGAGCCCAGGTTGGGCCGTACGCCAGCCTCAGGCCGGGCGCCGAGTTGCTCGACGAGTCGAAGGCGGGGACGTTCGTCGAGGTGAAGGCGTCGACCATCGGCCACGGATCGAAGGTCCCGCACCTCTCATACATCGGCGACGCCACCATCGGCGAAGGCTCGAACATCGGCGCCGGCACGATCACCGTCAACTACGACGGTTTCGCCAAGCACAGGACGAAGATCGGCGCCCGGGTGAAGATCGGCAGCGACACGATGCTCGTCGCTCCGGTCGAGGTGGGGGACGACGCATATACGGGGGCGGGCTCCGTCATCACCGAGGACGTGGCGCCCGGGGCGCTGGCAGTCGAGCGGTCACCGCAGATAGAGATCACGGGCTACGCTGCGCGTCGGGAACAGCGGGCTCGCGAGGAGCGTGACTGATGGAGATCACGAGCCGAAAGCGTCTCATGGTGTTCAGCGGGTCGGCCAACGAGGGTCTCGCCCGCGAGGTCTCCAACATCCTCGGGACGAACCTCGGCGGCGTCGAGCGCTCCGTGTTCGCCAATGGTGAGGTCTACATCCACTACACCGAGAGCGTCCGCGGGGCGGACTGCTTCGTCATCCAGAGCCACAGCCATCCGATCAACTTCCACATCATGGAGCAGTTGATCATGATCGATGCCCTCAAGCGGGCCTCGGCCAAGCAGATCACCGCGGTCGTGCCGTTCTTCGGCTACGCCAGGCAGGACAAGAAGGGCAGGGCACGCGAGCCGATCACCGCCAAGCTGATGGGCGACCTGTTCATGGCGGCCGGTGCAGACAGGATCGTGTGCGTCGACCTCCACACCGGGCAGATCCAGGGCTTCGTCGACAAGCCGTTCGACCACCTCACCGCGCTGCCGGTCTTCGTCGAGCACCTCACCAAGTCGCTCGACGGGCCGACGACGATCGTCTCGCCTGACGCCGGCAGGGTGAAGATCGCCGCCAAGTACGCCAACCACCTCGACGCCGAGGTGGCGTTCGTGCACAAGCGGCGCCGCACGGACGTGCGCAACCAGGTGTCGGCTCTCGAGATCGTCGGCATGGTCGAGGGCAGGCACTGCGTCATCGTGGACGACATGATCGACACTGCGTCGACCGCGGTGGCCGCCGCCGAGCTCATCATGGCCCGTGGCGCCCTCAGCGTGCGCCTGGTAGCGACCCATGGCGTGCTGTCGGAGCCCGCCGTCGATCGGATCAAGAACGCCCCCATCAGTGAGCTGGTCATCTCGAACACGCTGCCCATCCCGGACGACGCCACGGATCTCGACAAGCTCACCGTGCTCTCGATCGGATCACTGCTCGCCGGCACGATCAACGCCATCTTCACGGACGCCTCGGTCAGCGAGATCTTCAAGGGCGAGAACATCTAGCTTCGCCCGCGTTCCGCCTCAGGCCGGCGGAAGCTCTTGGAGCAGGGCGGCGGCGTCGCGGGGCCCTTCGACGGGAGCGGTCTTGGCCCCTTCCGCCCATTTGGCGAGGGCGAGGGCGACGACGCCGTAGCCGAAGAAGGACAGGATGAGCGGGTTGGCGGTGCCGTCGAACGCCCGGTCCGTGATCGAGCCGAGGACGGCCCCGCCTGCCATCGAGATCGTGCCGAGGACGGCGGCTGCGGTCCCGGCCAGCTTGCCCATGTGGTCCATGGCCAGGGTGTTGGCGCTCGGGATGAGCAGGGCGTGGCACACGAGCAACGCCGTCAGGCCGACGACGAATGGCCAGAACCCCGGCACGCCGTCGGCGGCCCGCACCATCCACAGCACGCCCGCTCCGAGCACGACGTATGCCGTCAGGGCGGCGTGCGCCAGGCGCTTGGTCCCGACGCGCTCGACGACCATCGCGCTGGCGACCATGGCAGCGCCCATGACCGCTGCGATGCCACCGAAGATGAAGGGGAACTGGTCCTCGAGGCCGAACACGTCGGAGAAGATGATCTCGCTGCTCGCCAGGTAGGAGCTGAACGGGGCGAACAGCGCCGTGGTGACCAGCCCATAGCCGAGCGTCTGGCGATGGGTGAGCACCTGGCGGGCGCCCCGCAGCACCGGGGTGAACTGCAGGGGCCGTCGGTGCTCCTCCCTCAATGTCTCGGGGAGCCGGACGATCCAGACGGCGAGCGTCAGCGAGAACAGGACGCAGACACCGAACACCCACTGCCACGGTGCGACCGCGATCACGGCGGCGCCGACGGTCGGCGCCACGACCGGCACGAGCACGAACACGGCCATCACCATGGACATCGTGCGAGCCATCCGCTCGCCGGAGAACGAATCGCGCACGACGGCGATGGCGATCACCCGGCCGCCTGCAGCCCCCGCTCCCCAGATGAAACGGGTCACGTACATGAGACCGATCGAGGGCACCAGGGCGGACGAGAGCGCTCCGAAGGCGTAGATGGCGAGGCCTCCGTACAGCGCCGGCTTGCGCCCGAATCGATCGGCTATCGGTCCGTAGAACAGCTGACCGAAGGCCAGCCCGAAGAAGTACGCCGTCACGATGCCGGCCACGGCCGTCGAACCCTCGGCGAGCCCGAAGTGCTCCCTGATCACCGGGAACGCCGGGAGCATCAGGTCGATGCCGAGCGCGCCGAGCGCCATGATCATCGAGATCATGGCGACGAACTGCTTCTCGCCGAGGGAAGCCCGCTCGAGTGCCTGCGTACCTGCCATCCGAGGCGACCCTAGTGGTGGCCCGTCGACCGGCTGATCGGTTTCGACCGAGCCGGCGGGCCGCAACTATCATCGGGGGACCTCATCCGGGCTTCGCGGCAGGTACGCGCGCCCCGGGTACCGTTGACACAGGAGAGATCATGGACCAGGTCACGTTGCGCGCCGCCAAACGAGACGGCAAGGGCACGCGCCCCGCTCGCAGGCTCCGCCGCGAGGGCCGGATCCCGGCCATCGTATACGGGCACGGGATGGAGGCGCTGGCGGTCACGGTCGGCTCGCGTGACCTGTTCGCCGTCCTCCACAGCGAAGGGGGATTGAACGCCCTCATCGACCTCGACGTGGAAGGCGGCAAGAACGTCCTCACGGTGGCGAGGGAGATCCAGCGCCATCCGGTCCGCGGCGAGATCACCCACCTCGACTTCATCCAAGTCTCGCTCGACGAGGAGATCAGCGCCGACGTGTCGGTCGACTACGCCGGCATCCCGGCCGGCGTGTCCGAGGACGGCGGTGTCGTCGAGACGATCGAGGCCACGGTTACGATCACCGCTCTCCCGACCGCCATTCCGTCGTCGATCGAGGTCGACATCTCGCACATGGAGATCGGAGACACGCTGCGGCTGTCCGACCTGCCTGCCATCGAGGGCGTCACCTACACGGCCGACCCGGAGCGGCCGCTTCTCACAGTGCTGGTGCCGCGCGTCGAGGAGGAGCCCGAGCCGGCGGAAGGCGAGGAGCTCGAAGGCGAGCCGGGTGCCGAGCTCGAGGCCGGGGACGAAGCAGAGCCGGCGGACGAAGAGAGCGAAGCGGACTGAGCGCCACCCAGACGCTCGCCGTCGGGCTCCGCAATCCGGGAGCTCGCTACGAGGCGACGAGGCACAACTTCGGAGGCGACGTCGTCGCACTCGTCGCCGAGCGCCACGGAAGCTCGTTCAAGAAGGCGAAGCGGTTCATGAGAGCGGAAGTCGCCGAGATCACGACGGCCGCATTCCGGCTCGTGGTCGCCAGGCCGACCACGTTCATGAACGAGGCGGGCCAGGCCGTGGCCCCGCTGGCGCGCTACTTCCACGTCGAGCGGGACGACCTCCTCGTGGTCCACGACGACATCGACGTGCCTTTCGGCAGGCTCAAGGTGCAGTTCGGGAGAGGATCGGGCGGCAACAACGGCGTCGCCTCGGTCATGCGATCGCTCGGCACGGGCGATTTCTGGCGTCTCAAGTGCGGTGTCGGCAGGCCACCGGGCTCGGTCGATCCCGCCGACCACGTCCTGCACCGGTTCACCAGCACCGAGATCGAGGAGGCGGCCCTGATGCGCACCCTCGCCGCAGACGTCGTGGAACTGTTCGCCGAGCAAGGCGGCGAGGCGGCGAGGCAGCGGGCCGGCGAGCTGAGCGCGCCGTGACGAGACTCGTCGGCGCCATCGACCAGGGAACGACGAGTACGCGTTTCGCGCTCGTGGACAAGTCGGGCGGCTTCGTCGCCATGGCACAGAAGGAGCATCGCCAGCACTACCCGCAACCCGGTTGGGTGGAGCACGACCCATCCGAGATCTGGGAGAGCACGCAGGCAGTCATCACCGAGGCCATGGATGCGGCGGGGGCGACCGCCTCCGACCTCGCAGGGGTGGGCATCGCCAACCAGCGTGAGACGACGGTGATGTGGGACCGCGGTACGGGGGAACCGGTCGCCAACGCCATCGTCTGGCAGGACACGAGGACCGACGCCCTCTGCCGGATGCTCGGTGTGGACGAGGGGCCGGACCGATTCAGGGAGGCGACCGGGCTGCCGCTCGCCACCTACTTCTCCGGTCCGAAGATCCGCTGGCTGCTCGACAACATGAGCGGCCTGCGAGACCGTGCCGATCGGGGAAGCGTCCTGGCCGGGACGATCGACTCGTACCTGCTGTGGAAGTTGACCGGCCGGCACGCCACGGACGTGACCAACGCCAGCCGGACGATGCTGATGAGCCTCGCCTCGCTGCAGTGGGACGGCGGGCTGCTCGGCGACATCGGTGTGCCACGCTCCGTGCTCGGCGACATCGTCCCCTCCGTCGGCACGATCGCCGCCATCGATGGCGGGCCCCTCGGAGGCGTCCCGGTCGCCGGGATGCTCGGCGACCAGCAGGCCGCCATGTTCGGCCAGGCGTGCTTCGCCCAGGGCGACGCCAAGAACACGTATGGCACCGGTTGCTTCATGCTCGTGAACACGGGGACGCGGATCGCCCGATCCGGGCACGGACTCCTCACGACGGTGGCGTATCAGGTCGGGCACGGCAAGGCGCGCTACGCGCTCGAAGGGTCCGTCGCCATCGCCGGTGCCGGCGTTCAGTGGCTGCGCGACAACCTGCGCATGGTGCCGGACGCCGCCGCCGTCGAGGCCCTGGCCGCCGGGGTGGCCGACAACGGGGGCGTCTACTTCGTGCCTGCCTTCTCGGGGCTCTTCGCCCCGTATTGGCGTTCGGACGCCAGGGGCATCATCGCCGGGCTCACCAGGTTCGCCGAGGCAGGCCACATCGCCCGGGCGGTGCTGGAGGCGACCGCCTACCAGACGCTCGACGTGCTCGACGCCATGCGGTCCGACGCCGCCATCGAGCTGTCCGAGCTGCGGGTGGACGGGGGAATGGTGGGCAACGAGCTGCTCATGCAATTCCAGGCGGACCTCCTCGGCCTTCCGGTGGTCCGCCCGGTCGTCACGGAGACGACCGTGCTCGGTGCCGCCTATGCCGCCGGGCTCGCCACCGGCTTCTGGTCGTCTCCCGACGAGCTGCGCACCATGTGGCACGAAGACAAGCGATGGGAGCCTCGGATGGAAGCCGGTGAGCGGGATCGCCTCTACTCGGGATGGAAGAAGGCGGTCGACAAGAGCCTCGGGTGGGAGGAGCAGTAGCGGGCCGTCAATGGGCCGCGGCGCGGTGGGCGCGCAGCGGGTCCCGTCCGAAGTCTCGGCGGGGGTCCCGCCAGACTGAGTGGATGGGAGTCTCGGGTGGGAGGAGCAGTAGCGGGCCGTCAATGGGCCGCGGCGCGGTGGGCGCGCAGCGGGTCCCGTCCGAAGTCTCGGCGGGGGTCCCGCCAGACTGAGTGAATGTGATTGGCGCCGTCCTGCACGCAGTCGTACTCGACGAGGAACGTGGGCCCTTGCAGCCGGTAGTAGTGGGGCGTTCCTTCCTCGGCGGGCCCGGCCCAGGCGAAGTGGATGGCGTCCAGGCCGGCCTCCTCGAGCCTGGCGAGCTCGGCGGCGGCGATCGGGTCGGGGAGGCGCTCGACGTATACCGCGATGAGGTCATCGAGGAGTGCCCGGGCGCCGTTGCCCATGTCGGAGCGGGGGATTCCGACCGGAACCGCCAGGTCGAGGGCGAGGGTTTCTCTCTCGTCATCCGACAACGCCAGGTACAGCTCCTGGAACCAGCCGAGGGGGTGCTCCAGGTCACCCGGTCGCAGCCTGGCAGGAACCTCGGACACCCTGTGGATCACCATGTCGATCGGTGCAGGGGCGTCGAGCGTCGCCCGCCGTCGCCCGTCCGGGTCGAGTGACAGGAGGAGCGCCCGGGCGGCGTCCTCTTCCGGCCCGCACGGGCGGCTGACCGTGCGACCGTGCTTCTCGACGCGTGCCGGGTTGGCGCCCAGGAACAGGGGGGTCGAGGCGACGACCTGGCCGTCGATGACCACGTGGTTGACGGAAACGTGGTGGCCCTCGAACTGCCACGACCACCGTCCCGAGGACGCCGGCTCTCCGAAGATCGCCACCCAGTAGCGCAGCGGGTCGCGTAGAGCGGTGTCCCGGTAGTCCTCGAGCCAGTCGAGCGGAAGGTCGAGCGCCATGATGGCGGCGATCTGGGCGTACGTGGCGAAGTCGACCCCGGTGGTCAGCAGTCGCATCACGAGCTTGCGCTGGCCGAACGTCATCTCGTGGAGGCCGACGCCGGTGTACGAATCGCCGCTCATCTCTCGCGGCCAGTACATCCAGGTCTGGCGGCGCCCATCGTCGAACGCCGGATTGGCGGCGGCGCGCTGCTCGGCGTCCAGGGCCTCGAGGACGGCGGCTGCCGCGTCGATCATGTCGCCTGCAGTCACCGTGGGCTTCCCTCCTGCCGGCACGCTACCCGGCCGCCGCAGGGATCACCGGAACGAGCAGGTAGGCGGGATGCTCCGGCCCCACGTGGAGGGTGGTGGTCCCCGCGAAGACCTCACCCGGCCGATCGCGCTCGTCATCGTGGAGGAATGGGCCGCAGCCCCTCAGCTCGTTCTTGAACGCCGACAGCCGGAGGCCCGTGGTGTCGCCTCCCCACTCGTAGTCGCGGCCCAGGATCGTCAGCGCCAGCCGATATCCGGCGGGAGCGACGACGCACGTCGGCCAGATCTCGACATCGAGCTCGTAGACGCCTCCCGGTTCGAGTGGCTCACGGCGCTCGTGTGCGTGGTACGGGCGCCACGGCCGGCTCAACGCCGGGTCGAGCCGGCGATGCGATGCCCGGAGCCACCCCTGGGCCAAGGGCGTGTGCGGGTCGATGGCTCCTTGGAACGTGACCTCCTCGCCCTGGCGATCGAACAGGCGGACCACGAGGAACAGGTCGGCGTCCTCGGTCGAGGAGGATACGCTCAGCTTGGCGGCGAGAGGCCCGGTGATCTCGGTCGCCTCGGCGAACGGCGCCGTCGAGAACGTGATGCCGTCCCCGAGGGCGTCGAAGGACAGGGTTGCCTCGGAAGGGCTCGGCTCGAGGTCGAGGGTCATGCCCTCGGGGTCGAGGTGGTACTCCGTCCACCTCGTGGCCGGGATGGGCCAGTCGACCTCGTGGCGGGGCTCGAAGCTGCCGTCGGCGTGCCTGACCTGGAGGAGAACCCGCGGGCGGTCCGGCCAGCGCTCCTCCATGCCTCGCAGGAAGCGATCGAAGAAGCGGAGCTGCAGGTCACGGCCGTAGTCGGTGTAGAAGTGGGTCCAGTGCTCGATTCCGTGCACCTCGAGCCACTTGTCCCGGCCGGCCGACCGGACGAAGCCTTCGAAGTTGCCACGGGCATGCAGGCCCTGGCCGCCCCAGTTCGCCGCCGAGAGGAGGGGGACCGCCACCTCTTCCCACACCGGGGAGCGGCTGCGGTGATAGTCGTCGTCGAGGGGATGGGCGAGGATCTCGTCACCGAACGGCGCCCGGTTGCGTTCCAGGTCCTCGTCGCTCAGCGTCTCGTCGCCGCAGATGAGCTGGCCCGTGATCGGGTTCCGTCCGCCGGCCTCTCCTCGGCCGTACTGGACGGTCTTCACCTGCATGTCGTACCAGTTCTCCCAGAACGTCGACAAGATGCCGCCGTGGTGCGTCATATCGCGGTACCAGTCGGCGGCTCCCTCCCACACGCACATCGCAGCCAGGTGGGGCGGCTGCAAGGAGGCGACGTGCCACTGGTTGATGGCGTAGTAGCTGATGCCGTTGAGGCCGACCTTCCCGGTCGACCACGGCTCGGCCGCCGCCCACTCGATGCAGTCGTACAGGTCCCGAGTCTCCCGGGGCGAGAAATGGTCGATGTAGCCCGGTGACCGTCCCGTGCCCCGAGAATCGACCCGCACGCAGGCGTAACCGTGCGGCACCCACTTCTCAGGGTCGACGACCTCCCAGCTCTGGTAGGCGTTCGTGGACCCGGCGGCGACGTCCGGGTGTTCGGCCGTCATGCGCTGCCAGGCGCTCGGATATCCGGTCTGGAACGGCAGCCCCTTGGCGTACGGTCCGTAGCTGAGGAGCACCGGGTGGCGGTCGCCGTCGTCCGGGCGAAAGACGTCGGCTCGCAGCACAACGCCGTCGTCCATACCAACGGCGACGTCCCAGTCGATGCGCATCCCGTCACGCGATTCCGACCTGAACAACTGCACGGTCCTTCCGTCCGGGACGCTCGCCGCGGCGTGGACGGCGCCGGATGGTAACGAAGGTGAGACGGACATTCTCGGGCTTCTGGCCTCCGGGGCCGCCCTCACTACCATCGGCCGGGCGATGAACGTCCCGAACCTCCTCGCCTACGTCCGCATCACGCTGACCCCGGTCGTGATGGCGTTCGTGCTCCTCTCGCGGCGCATCGACCATGCGTTCGGCTTGGCGCTCCTCTTCTTCGTGGCGGCCGCCCTCACGGACTTCGCCGACGGCTACCTGGCGAGGCGCTGGGAGATCACCACGACGCTCGGGGCGTTCCTCGACTCCGTCGCCGACAAGGTGCTGGTCACGGGGAGCTTGCTCGTGCTCATCGAGGTCGGCAGGGCGTGGTCGTGGGCGGCGTTCGTGATCATCGGCAGGGAGCTCGCCGTCATGGGGCTGCGCGGCGTCGCCGCCCTCGGGAGAGGCAAGGTGCCGCCCAGCCCCCTCGGGAAGGCCAAGACCATCACACAGTTCACCGCCATCGGGCTGGCGATGGTCCGCAGCTCCAGCGAGATCGGGCCGTACTTCCTGGATGAGTGGCTCATGCTCGTCGCCGTCGCCGCCACCCTGCTCTCGGCATGGGACTACTTCTCGAAGTACGGGTCGGCGCTCAGGACGGCAACACCAGCTTGACCCGATGACGGCCCCGCTCCGCTCCCTCGTCGACCGCTGGCCTGCGCCGCTCCTGCCGAACGTGCCGGGCAGGATCGCCGTTCCTCCGGGCTTGCGGGCGTATGCCCTCGCCGGCATGGCGGCCCGGTCGGCCCGCCCGATCCTGGCGATCGTCCCGGGCGAGCGGGAGGCCGAGGACCTGGCCGACGACCTGGAGCTGTTCACCCACGACGTCGTCATGCTGCCGGCGTGGGAGACGCTGCCGTTCGAGCACATCTCCCCGAACGTGGCCACCATGGCCCACCGTGCCGTGGCGCGGCATCTGCTGTCCGAAGCCCCCGGCGGCCTCGTCGTGGTTGCGTCGGTGAGGGCGGCGACGCAGCGCCTCAGCCCGAGCTCGCCCCGCCCGCTCGAGCTGGCAGTCGGCACGACGGTCGACGACGTCGTCGCGGCGCTGAGCGAGCTCGGATACGAGCGCACCGATCGGGTCGAGACGCGCGGTGAGTTCGCGGTGCGGGGCGGGATCATCGACTGTTTCCCCGCCCAAGGTGAGACCCCCGTCCGTGTGGAGCTCTGGGGCGACGAGGTCGACGAGATCCGCAGCTTCGCCGTCGCCACCCAACGAACCACCGAGCCGATCGACCGGCTCGTCGCCTATCCGGCCCGCGAGCTCCGCCCCGACCCGCCACTTCGCAAGCTTGCGGAGGAGCTGCGCGACCGGGAGCCGTGGGCCGCATCGACATGGGACAGGATCGCCGAGGGGCTCACGTTCCAAGGTATCGAGTCGTGGCTGCCGTGGCTGTCCCACGAGGAGACGGCGCTGGAGGCGTACGACGCCGACGTGGTGCTCTTCGATCCGGAGCGCTCGTTGGCGCGTTCCAACGACCTGCTCAGGGAGGAGGCAGACCTGGCCGCGGCACTCGCCCCGACCTGGGGAGCAGATGCGCCGGAGGCGGGCGACCATCCGGCCCTCTACCTGCCGATATCCGATCGGGCCCGCCTCGACGCCCCGCCCCGGCCCGCCACGCCCACCGAGTCGACGCTCGAAGCGCGTGGCCTCGACGCGGTTCCCGGTGACGCCCCTTCGGTAGCCAAGGCGCTCAACGAGTGGAAGCTGCGTGGCGTGGACGTGGTGGTCGCCATGGACGGCGAGGGGGCGGCCAGGCGGGTCTCCCGGGTGTTGTCGGAAGCCGGCATCGATCTTCCCGTGGTGGAGCGTCTCGAGGGCCCTTCGCCGGCCGTCTTGGCGACCGGTATCCACCTCGGTTTCGTGGCCCCCCAGCTCGGTGTCGGCGTCGTCGGGGAGCGTGAGGTCGCCGGCAGGCGCCGGGCCCACCGCCGGGTGAGGCGGACGAGCCAAGGCCTCGTCGACGCCTACCGCGATCTCGAGCCGGGCGACTTCCTCGTGCACCATCGCCACGGGATCGGCCGATTCGAGGGCCTCGTCCACCGCGAGATGGCCGGCGTCGAGCGGGACTACCTCCTCGTGGCGTACCACGGCGGCGACAAGCTGTACGTGCCGACCGACCAGCTCGCCGCGGTGAAGCGGTACACCGGAGGCGAGTCGCCCCGCCTGTCTCGCATGGGTGGATCCGACTGGGCGGCGACCCGGTCGAAGGTCCGCAAGGCGGTGGCCGTCGTCGCCGAGCAGGTGGTCGATCTCCACCGTCAGCGAGCCGCCGCGGCCGGCCACGCCTACGAGGAGGACAGCCCATGGCAGCGGGAGCTCGAGGCGGCGTTCCCGTACGAGGAGACCGCCGACCAGCTGACCGCCATCGCCGACATGAAGCAGGACATGGAGTCGGAGCGACCCATGGATCGGCTCATCTTCGGGGACGTCGGCTTCGGGAAGACCGAGGTGGCGCTCCGAGGCGCATTCAAGGCCGTGCAGGCGGGGCGTCAGGTCGCAGTGCTCGTCCCGACGACGCTGCTGGCGCAGCAACATCAAGCGACCTTCCAGGACCGGCTGGCGCCCTACCCCGTCCGGGTCGAGATGCTCAGTCGGTTCCTCACGTCGAAACAGCAGAGGGACGTCATCCGCGCCATCGCCTCGGGTGAGATCGACATGGTGATCGGAACCCATCGCTTGCTGTCGGACGACGTCGTCTTCAAGGACCTCGGGCTGCTGGTGGTCGACGAGGAGCAGCGATTCGGGGTGGCCCACAAGGACCGCCTGAAGCGCCTCCGGACCTCGGTCGACGTGCTCACCCTCACGGCAACTCCCATCCCGCGGACCCTCGAGATGGCCCTCACCGGCATCCGCGAGGTGAGCCACATCCGAACGCCACCCGAGGATCGCCATCCGATCCTCACGTACGTCGGGCCGTACGATGCCCAGACCGTCTCGGCGGCCATCAGGCGCGAGATGCTCCGCGAGGGTCAGATCTTCTACGTGCACAACCGGATCCAGTCGATCGACCTGGCCGTGGCGCGGTTGCGCGACCTCGTGCCGGACGCCCGCATCGGCGTCGCCCACGGGCGGATGAGCGAGGGTCAGCTCGAGCAGGTGATGTACGACTTCTGGAATGGCGAGTATGACGTGCTGGTCGCCACGACGATCATCGAGTC from the Acidimicrobiia bacterium genome contains:
- the pgsA gene encoding CDP-diacylglycerol--glycerol-3-phosphate 3-phosphatidyltransferase; translation: MNVPNLLAYVRITLTPVVMAFVLLSRRIDHAFGLALLFFVAAALTDFADGYLARRWEITTTLGAFLDSVADKVLVTGSLLVLIEVGRAWSWAAFVIIGRELAVMGLRGVAALGRGKVPPSPLGKAKTITQFTAIGLAMVRSSSEIGPYFLDEWLMLVAVAATLLSAWDYFSKYGSALRTATPA
- the mfd gene encoding transcription-repair coupling factor encodes the protein MTAPLRSLVDRWPAPLLPNVPGRIAVPPGLRAYALAGMAARSARPILAIVPGEREAEDLADDLELFTHDVVMLPAWETLPFEHISPNVATMAHRAVARHLLSEAPGGLVVVASVRAATQRLSPSSPRPLELAVGTTVDDVVAALSELGYERTDRVETRGEFAVRGGIIDCFPAQGETPVRVELWGDEVDEIRSFAVATQRTTEPIDRLVAYPARELRPDPPLRKLAEELRDREPWAASTWDRIAEGLTFQGIESWLPWLSHEETALEAYDADVVLFDPERSLARSNDLLREEADLAAALAPTWGADAPEAGDHPALYLPISDRARLDAPPRPATPTESTLEARGLDAVPGDAPSVAKALNEWKLRGVDVVVAMDGEGAARRVSRVLSEAGIDLPVVERLEGPSPAVLATGIHLGFVAPQLGVGVVGEREVAGRRRAHRRVRRTSQGLVDAYRDLEPGDFLVHHRHGIGRFEGLVHREMAGVERDYLLVAYHGGDKLYVPTDQLAAVKRYTGGESPRLSRMGGSDWAATRSKVRKAVAVVAEQVVDLHRQRAAAAGHAYEEDSPWQRELEAAFPYEETADQLTAIADMKQDMESERPMDRLIFGDVGFGKTEVALRGAFKAVQAGRQVAVLVPTTLLAQQHQATFQDRLAPYPVRVEMLSRFLTSKQQRDVIRAIASGEIDMVIGTHRLLSDDVVFKDLGLLVVDEEQRFGVAHKDRLKRLRTSVDVLTLTATPIPRTLEMALTGIREVSHIRTPPEDRHPILTYVGPYDAQTVSAAIRREMLREGQIFYVHNRIQSIDLAVARLRDLVPDARIGVAHGRMSEGQLEQVMYDFWNGEYDVLVATTIIESGLDLPQVNTLVVERADRLGLAQLYQLRGRVGRSSQRAYAYLFHPPEQTLSEDAYRRLEAIGEFSDLGSGFQLAMRDLEIRGAGSILSETQAGHIAAVGFDLYVELVADAVNELRGIPSGVEELPEVRIDVPVDAHLPADYVESGEQRLEAYRRLAATRTQSEVEDVAAEWRDRYGALPEEAGALIDVARLRHEALRIGLTEIVQVRNEVRMSSVALRESEDVRLKRLAPRAVVRGDVLFVPVWPRGGIAPILEFLRTMWPPPEE